A segment of the Candidatus Polarisedimenticolia bacterium genome:
CGACCTGTGCGAGGTGGACCGCATTCGCCGCCTTCTGGACAAGGACAGCGAGCGCTTCATCCGGCGCGTTTTTCGCGCCGGAGAGGCCGCCTACTGCCGCGACAAGCGCCATCCGGAAATTCACTTCGCGGCCCGCTTCGCGGCGAAGGAAGCTTTCCTCAAGGCGCTGGGTCGCGGCTGGCGGCTGGGCTGGAGCCAGCTGGAGGTGGTGCGCTCGGAATCGGGCAAGCCGG
Coding sequences within it:
- a CDS encoding holo-ACP synthase, whose translation is MILGVGIDLCEVDRIRRLLDKDSERFIRRVFRAGEAAYCRDKRHPEIHFAARFAAKEAFLKALGRGWRLGWSQLEVVRSESGKPDLAISGQAAEAARRRGVQRIHLTLTHTAQTAAAVVILEGDEA